Genomic DNA from Marinobacter sp. LV10MA510-1:
GGGTGCCGCGCATGTCATTAAACGGTGTGGTAGTTCCCCAGTCGGTCGTACCCAGGGTTTCCTGATTGACCAGTGCAATGCCCTGGCATGCCAGGCGGGTCAGGTTCATGCGGCGGAACTCGCCTTCCGCCAGGTTAAAGGTAATTTTGCCATCGGCGTTACCGCGCAATGCGGCCATGGTGTTGCCGGTGGATTTGGCGTTTATTTTGAGGTTTGCTCCGCCAGAGAGCATGTCTACTTCCGCCAGGTCGTTGAGTAGCGGCAGTGTTTGTACGTCTGTTACGTCGGTATTGATGCCCCATTTCGGAGTGTCGGAGCGGGCATCGATGCTGGCATTGGCGTTAAAGCTGCCGTAGTAGAGTTTGCCGCTGAAGTCATCGATTTCCAGCACGCCGTTTTTGGCCAGGGTGCTGGCTTTTATCTCATTAATCTGGAGATTGCTGACGGTTAGCTTGTTCAGTCCCAAATCAATGTCTAATAACAGCGCGCGCAGGGTGTCCAGGGGCAGCAATTGCGAGTCCGGGTCTGCTTGGGCTGCCGCAGTGCCAGAACCAGAGCCAGAATTAGAGCCAGTGCCGCTTTCAGTCGCCGGGGTGCCCGATGGTGGCGGCAGGTAGCGATCGGCGTTTAGCTCGTCACCGGTCAGGCGAAAAACAAGTGCGGAGCTGGCCAGGTTATAACTGCCTGAACCGTTGAAAGTGGTGTCATCCAGTTTCAGGGTTAAGTCGGTTAGCTCCGGCTTGCCCGCTGCTCCGCCAATGTTAGTACTGAAGGCCAGGGCGGTGAGCGCGTCGCCGTCACTGGTTTCAATAGTGGGTTGGCCCAGGTTCTCCAGCAGTTTTTTCAGTGAAAATTCGTTGATGGCGATGTTACCCGCCAATTTTGGCTTGTCGCCAAAGCCTTCTACAGTCAGATTGGTGTTGGCGCTTAGGTTGGCAAAGCTGAAGCTGATATCTTTCAGATTCGCGGTTGCGTTAGCCAGGTTGGCGGCCAGTGATCCGCTGATTTTAGCGGTGATGGTTTTACCGGCGAATGCTTCGCCTTTTATGTCGAAACTTGCGTCCAGGCCCGATGCGCTAAATGTATCTAATGCCTGGTTGGCCGACAGGCGGGCTGCAATGCTGCCTTCTACGCTCATTTGCGGCTCGGCGGTTTCTACCCGGAAGCTGATGTCTAACGGAAACTCGGAACCCAGAGTGATGTCGCTGGCGCCCAAAGTGAAATCTTCCAAGGTGATTTCCTGGCCGGTGGTGGCGTCTGTGTAACGCACCCGGGCGTTGGCGATTTCGACGTTGCTGACGTTGAAGTTCAGCGGTTCCGCGGAGCCTTCACTCGCTGCCGCTGTTGTGTCCGGAGCCGGTTCACTGGGGGCCGCTTGCTGCGCGTCTTTCTCCGGCATTATGCGGGTCCAGTTAGCCTGGCCTTCTTTGTTAACGCTCAGATGCGCGTCCAGGCCGTCCAGTACAAAGTTATTCACCTGAGGCGACATGGCGACCAGTGACCAAAAATCGATCTCTGCGACTAAACGATCGAGCGCAATGAAGCGTTCGCCGTCGAGTTTGGCTTCAACGTTGTTCAGCTCCAGGCCGATGGGAATGAACGACCAGCTGATGTCGCCGTCTAGAATCAGGTCGAGATTGGTTTGCTTTTCTACGGCCTGCTCAATTTGCGGCTTGTAGGTGTTGGGATCAATCACCAACATGGCGACGACTATTGCCGCTACGGCCAGTAAAATCAGTGCCACAATAGTAATGAGCAGGTAACGTAGTGCTTTCATTGGGTGTGTCCTGTTCGTTCAGATCAATGTGCGATTTATCAAAGGATAACGCAGGGTTAGCAAATTAACAGCGTGAGTGTATGACAATGCCGTAGTGTTAGGCCAAAATACCGCCGTATTTCTGTGACGATCGTAATCTCTAATAATGAGAACAAGAGTCTCTAATAATGACAACAAGGAGTTGGCAATGGCCATAAACGTATCAATAGAACTCAGCCGCGAGCTGGAAATTGATGGCAGTTACGATGAAGTGTTTGACCTGCTGGCGGATGTGCCCCGGTCTGTCAGTCACTTTCCGAAAGTGCATAAGTTGACTGATCTGGGCGATAACAGCTACCTCTGGGAAATGGAGAAGGTAGGCGTTGACAAGTACTCCATCCAAACGGCTTACGCCTGCCATTATGTGTCAGACCGCGATGCCGGCACTATTCGCTGGGAGCCTGTTGCGGGCCAGGGCAATGGCGTGGTGAACGGGTCTTGGGTTATTACCGCCAAGGGCGATACCATGTCCACCCTGAAGTTTAAAACCAATGCAAAATTAACGCTACCGCTGCCGAGCCTGCTGAAACTGGCCATCAGCCCAATTATCAAGCACGAGTTCAACTCGCTGGTAGACCAGTACATGCGCAATCTGAAGAAAGTGTTTGCATAGCGCAGGGTAATGGTTGCGATAAATCCACCGGCAGTACTCCGGTACGAATAAGCGGTATACTTGGCGCAATTATTCATTGGCGTCTCTGAAGCCGAAAATTTTTTAAAACTATTTTAAACAGTCAGTTACGGAGTTCACATGGTCGAACGCAAGGCTCGGGTTGAACGCAATACCCTTGAAACCCAGATCAGTGTTGAAGTAAATCTTGATGGCACCGGTAAAACCAACTTTCAGACTGGCGTGCCTTTTCTGGATCATATGATGGACCAGATTGCCCGCCACGGCATGGTAGATCTAGATGTGGTGTGTGATGGCGACTTGCATATCGACGACCACCACACCGTAGAAGATGTGGGCATTACCATGGGCCAGGCGTTCGCTAAAGCAGTGGGCGACAAAAAAGGCATCCGCCGCTACGGCCACGCCTACGTGCCACTGGACGAAGCTTTGTCGCGGGTAGTGCTGGACCTGTCCGGTCGCCCCGGCCTGCACATGGATGTTCCTTTCACCCGGGCAACCGTGGGTGGCTTTGATGTAGACTTGTTCGCCGAGTTTTTTCAGGGCTTTGTGAACCATGCGCTGATTACCCTGCATATCGACAACCTGAAGGGCAAAAATACCCATCACCAAATTGAAACGGTGTTCAAAGCATTTGGCCGCGCACTGCGCATGGCCGTTGAGCTTGACGACCGCATGGCCGGTATTATGCCCTCCACCAAAGGCACCCTCTGATCCGAGGCGCCCTAGACTGTTCCCAGCTGCTGGACTGATGAATTTATGAAAACCGTTGCCATCATTGATTACGGCATGGGCAACCTGCATTCCGTGAGCAAAGCCGTAGAACACGTAGCCCCGGATACCCGGGTGCTGGTGACCGACAACGCCGACCTTATCCGCAGCGCCGACCGGGTGATATTCCCCGGTGTGGGCGCCATTCGCGATTGCATGGCGGAAATCCGTCGGCTGGGCGTGGATGAACTGGTGAAAGAAGTCTCCCGCGATCGCCCTCTGCTGGGTGTGTGCGTAGGCATGCAGGCGCTGATGTCCCACAGCGAAGAAAACGGGGGCGTTGACTGCATTGACGTATTCCCCGCCCATGTGCGTTTCTTCGGCCACAAACTGACGGAAAACGGCGAGCGTTTAAAAGTGCCGCACATGGGCTGGAACCAGGTGCAGCAGGTACAAGATCACCCTATGTGGCACAAAATCGCTGACGATGAGCGTTTTTACTTTGTGCACAGTTATTACGCCGAGGCCGAAGATAACGTCGACATAGCCGGCCGCACCCGTTACGGCGTCGACGTTGCGGCGGCGGTGGCCAGGGGTAATATTTTTGCGGTGCAGTTCCATCCGGAAAAAAGTGCCGATGCAGGCCTGCAATTGCTTAAGAACTTTGTAAACTGGGCCGGAAAATAATTTAAAAATATCTTGGAAAAAAACCATTATGCTGATTATCCCCGCTATCGATCTGAAAGACGGTAAATGCGTTCGCCTGCGTCAGGGCCGGATGGACGATTCCACAGTGTTCGGCGGCGATCCGGTTGATATGGCAACCCGCTGGGTAGATGCCGGCGCAAGGCGTCTTCACTTGGTGGATTTGAACGGCGCGTTCGCCGGTGAGCCGGTCAACGGTGAAATTGTGAAGGCTATCGCGCGCAAGTATCCGGACTTACCGATTCAGATTGGTGGTGGTATCCGCTCCGCAGAAATTATTGAAACCTACCTGCAGGCCGGTGTGCAGTGGGTGATCATTGGCACCAAAGCGGTGAAAGAACCAGAATTTGTGACCGAAATGTGCAAACGTTTCCCCGGCCATATTATTGTGGGCCTGGACGCCAAAGACGGCCGCGTGGCCACCGACGGCTGGGCTGAAGTGTCTGAGATTATGGCAACCGATCTGGCCCGGCGTTTTGCGAACGACGGCGTAGACTCCATTGTGTACACCGACATTGCCCGCGACGGCATGATGCAGGGCGTGAACGTAGAAGCCACCGCGGCGCTGGCTAAGGCCTGTGGCATACCGGTGATTGCCTCTGGTGGCGTGACCAATATGGACGACTTGAAGCGCCTGGGCGCTGTGGCCGATCAGGGTATTCTGGGCGCCATTACCGGCCGTGCGATTTACGAAGGTACTCTGGATGTAGCCGAAGCTCAGGCTTACTGCGACAGCCTGAACGCTTGATTTTTGATCTTCTGACACTGTGACTTTCTGACTGAACGGAGCATTTCCATGGCACTGGCCAAGCGCATTATTCCCTGTCTGGATGTAGACAAGGGCAGGGTAGTGAAAGGCGTGAACTTTGTGGATATCCGCGACGCTGGCGACCCGGTGGAAGTAGCTCGCCGTTACAATGAGCAGGGCGCTGATGAGATCACCTTTTTGGATATTACCGCCAGTCACGAAAGCCGTGACACCACTTATGAAACCGTAGAGCGCATGGCGGCAGAGGTGTTTATTCCCTTAACCGTCGGCGGCGGTGTGCGCACGGTGGAAGACATTCGCAAACTGCTGAATGCCGGTGCCGATAAGGTGGCCATCAATACCGCGGCGGTGTTTGATTCCGAATTTGTAAGAACCGCGGCCGAGCGCTTTGGCAGCCAATGTATTGTTGTAGCGATTGATGCCAAGCGGGTGAGCGTCGAGGGCGAAGAGCCCAGGTGGGAGATTTTTACCCACGGTGGCCGCAAGCCAACGGGTTTGGACGCGGTGGAATGGGCGCAAAAGATGGTGGCCTTGGGAGCCGGTGAATTGCTACTAACCAGTATGGACCGCGACGGCACAAAAATTGGCTTTGACCTGGGCCTGACCCGCGCCGTTAGCGATGCGGTAACGGTGCCGGTGATTGCGTCTGGCGGGGTAGGTGGCCTACAGCACCTGGCCGATGGCGTAACCATCGGTGGCGCGGATGCGGTGCTGGCGGCCTCGATATTTCACTTCGGCGAGCACACCATTCCGGAAGCTAAAGCGTTTATGAAAGCCCAGGGAATTGAAGTGAGGGACTAGCCCGCCAGACAATTACAATCGGGCAGCGCTGCTGTCCGATTCTGGTTTTTTCGCATAAGCAGGCACTATGGCCTGCTTTTTCTCGTTTGCAAACATGGTTTTGTTGCTGTTGCGAATAGCCCAGACGCCGCTGATAGTTGCTACGGCAATGCCTTGTTCGTCCAGCAGAGGCAAGTGTTTTTCCAGATAGTCTACGGTGACTTTGTGGGGGTGGGCGATAGCGATGGCCGTGCCCTGTTGCCGCGCACGTTGAATCAACAGTTTGAATTGTCGGTCAACAAACTCTTCGGTTTGTTCGTGGTCCAGAAACACATCGCGGGTAAGGCTGGGAATGCTGTGCGCGCGGGCGACATCGCCGGCTATAGAGCTTGCGATAGTGCGGCTGTCAACGAAGTACAGCGGGTAGCGGCCCAGTTCTGTCATCACCCAGTCCATAGGCTGCAGGCGTTGCGTTAGCAGACTGCCCAGATGGTTATTCACGCCCTGAACGTGGGGCACCGACTGCAAAGCCCGTCGCAATGTGCGGGTAAGGTGGACCTGGTCCATATCTTCGGTCAGGCCGCCGGGCCCCAGGCCGAAATGCTGGGTGTTGGCCATGGGCGCGTGCAGCATGATTTCCTTATTCAGGCTGTGTGACAGTTTGGCCAGTTCTACGGTATGGCGGCGGTAGGGCAGAAACGACAGGGTGATTGGCTGCTCCAGCCGTGCCAGGCGCTCCCCTTCAGTACGGTTGTGGCCCATGTCATCAATGATGATGGCAATGGTGGGTGGCGGCCCGGCCAACACTGCATGGCTGACCATGCTGCTGGCCAGGCCCAGAAGCATGGTCAGCAGCATGCCAGCCGACGTGTTCGACCGCTGCGGATTCACAAACTGAACCTTGGAAAGTGCCTCACGGAAAGCAACTTATTGCTGAGCACTGGACGTGCCGGCGCGGCTGATGATGTTCAGCCCTTTAAGCAGATTCAGCGCTGAGCGCAACTGGTAGTCACGATTCAGAACCGCTTCAGCGGATTCCTTGGTGTTATCACTTACATCCTTAGCGCTCTCATCCTGAGCTGCGTTTTTACGGTTTTCGGCTTCGTTCTTGCCTTCCAGGTGGCCGCTTAAATCAGCTTCTGTAAACATCGGCTGGCTCTCCAGTTCTTTCAGCTCTGCCGGTTTTACTTCGATATCCGGCTTGATGCCGGTGGCCTGAATGGAGCGGCCGTCCGGTGTGTAGTAACGGGCTGTGGTCATTTTTATGGCGTGGGTTTCATCCAGTGGAATCACGGTTTGCACGCTGCCTTTGCCAAATGACTGGGTGCCCATCACTACGGCGCGGCGATGGTCCTGCAAGGCGCCCGCTACGATTTCTGATGCAGACGCGGAACCGCCGTTAATCAGGACCACCATTGGCGTATCGGCCAGTATGTCGCCTTTTGTGGCGCTGAAACGCAGGCGTGAGCTCTGTATGCGTCCTTCGGTGTAGACCACAAGGCCTTCGTTCAGCACAGCGTCTACGGTGTCAACGGCGGCCTGCAGAACGCCGCCCGGGTTGTTGCGTACATCCAGAATTACGCCTTTGAGTGCACCGCCGGCGTCTTTTTTCAGTGCCGTCAGGGCGTCGCGGAACTGGCTGCCGGTTTCGGCCTGGAACTGGGTAATGCGTACATAGCCGTAACCGTCATCCAGCATGCGGGATTTCACGCTGGTGACCTTGATGATGGCGCGCTCTACCGGAATGACCAGCGGCCCTGTTTCGCCGTCGCGAATGATCGTCAGTTGCAGAATACTGCCAGGTTCGCCGCGCATCAGCTCTACCGCGTCTTGCAGAGACATGCCTTTTACCGGTTGCTCACCCAGTTTTATGATCACGTCGCCAGTCCGCACACCGGCCTTTTGCGCCGGAGTGTCGTCTATGGGAGTGATGACCTTAACAAAGCCGTTTTCCATGCCTACTTCGATGCCCAGGCCACCAAAGGCACCGCTGGTGCTTTCTTCCAGGTCTTCGTAATCTTTTGGTGCCAGATAGGCTGAATGCGGGTCTAGCTCTGACAGCATGCCTTTAATGGCGCTTTCAAGCAGTTGGCTGTCAGTGACTTCTTCCACGTAAGCGTCTTTGATGCGACTGAAAACGGCGGTAAATTTACGCAGGTCGTCCAGCGGTAGCTGCTCGCGTTCTGCAGGTATGTCAATGCCCGCGTGAGGATCGGCTATGGTGTTGGTCGGCGTCTGCTGGGCGAAAGCCCAACCGGAAGCGGCAAAACAGGAGGCCATAACAAGGGCCTGCATCGGTAAAGCATGAAGAGTGCGTTGGGCAAGTTTCATTCACTTATCCTGTATTTATGCCGCTAGTTGGCGGGTTGCCGCTAATTCGCCACAGTATGGCGGGAGCGCTGGCGTTTGTCAGCTCTTGCCGGGTTTGGCCGGTTGCCCGGCCAGCCAGCGTGACGGATTATCGGGCTTGCCGTTGTGGCGTATTTCAAAATACAGCGCGGTTTTGTCGGTGCCGCCGGTCTGGCCGGCCTGAGCAATGGCCTCGCCGGCATCTACCCAGTCCCCGGTCGTGGTGTAAAGGCTGCTGGCATGGCCGTATAAAGTCATATAACCATCGCCGTGGTCAATAATGGTTAGTAGCCCAAAGCCACGCAACCAATTGGCGAATACAACACGACCGTAGTGAATGGCGTGGACTTCGGCGCCTGTGTCGGTGTGCATTAGCAGGCCGTTACGGCGTAGTTTGCCTTCGGCATAGGTTTCGCCAAAGCGGCTGGCTACGGTTCCGGCAGCGGGCCAGGGCATTTTTTTGCGCAGTTTCGCAAAGGGCTGGTTGGCATTTGGCGCAGGTATGCTGGTAATGGCCTGTTGCACTTCCTTTAACAGGGCCTCAAGGCGCTTTTGATCGGCGGCCAGTTCGTCGCGTTCGCTGCGGCGCTGGCCGATGTCTGCGTTCAAGCTTGCCAGTGTCTGTTCGCGCTGTTTACGGGTTTGCGCCAGTTTCTGCTGGCGTTGCTCGACATCGGCTTCGGTGGCGGCCAGTCTGGCGCGGGTGTTCTGCATTTGCGCGCGGGTTTGGTTCAGCTCTGCGAGGCTGGCCTGAAAAGCCTGTACCTGGCCGACTGTGTAATTGCCCAGGTATTCGTAATAGGTGAGGGTGCGGGCAATATTATTGGGGTCGGTTTCGTTGAGCAGTACTTTCAAGGCGCTGGCGTCGCCTTCCATCCAAGCCTGGCGCAGCAGTTTCTTCAACTGCTCGCGCTGGCCGTTAAGGATAAGAGTCAACTGCTGTTGCTGGGTTTCCAGTTCTGCCAGCTGTGTTTGCTGGCTGGTGGCCTGCTGCTTCAGGTCGCGAGATTCTCGGGTCAGGTCACTGATGCTGCGTTCCAGACCGGTCAGCTGTTGTTGCAGTTGCGAGCGGTCTTTCTCCGCTTTGGTCAACCACTGATTAATGGCGCCAATCTGCTTTTTCAGCTTTTCAACCTGGGCCGGAGTTACCTGTTGAGAAGCTGCTTGCTGTGCGGCTACCGGGGCTGCGCTGGCAAAAGCCAGCACCAGTAACATGGGTAGCAGCACAGGTAAAACCAGTAGCGCGCGCAACATGGTAGCTTGTCCGTTTACAGTCAACCGATCTCAGCCAGGCTGTGGCCTGTCATTTCGTTGGGCTGAGCCACGCCCATTAGTGCTAGCAGCGTAGGCGCCACATCGCTCAGGGCACCACCGTCGTTCAACATTATCTGTTTTGGGCCGGTGTATACCAGGGGCACAGGGCCAATGGTGTGGGCGGTGTGTACCTGGCCGGATACCGGGTCTTGCATCTGCTCGCAGTTGCCGTGGTCAGCGGTTATCAGGCCTTCGCCACCCACGTCCGCAAGTGCTTCTACAACGCGCTTTACGCAGGCGTCCAGGCATTCGGCCGCTTTGATGGCAGCGTCCAGCTTGCCCGTGTGGCCAACCATGTCGCCGTTGGCGTAGTTGCAGATGACCAGATCGTATTTGCCGCTTTTAATGGCCTCAACCAGTTTGTCTGTGACTTCCGGAGCGCTCATTTCCGGCTTCAGGTCATAGGTGGCAACGTCTGGAGATGGCACCAAAATGCGGTCTTCCCCGGTAAATGGCTCTTCGCGGCCGCCGTTAAAAAAGAAAGTAACGTGGGCGTATTTTTCGGTTTCCGAAATTCGCAGCTGGGTTTTGCCAGCGTTGGCCAGGTATTCGCCCAGGCAGTTAACGAGCTTTGCTGGCGGATAGGCGCAGCTGGCTTTTATATCGGCGGCGTATTCGGTGAGCATGACAAAGTCGGCCAGCTGGGGCACTTTTTTGCGTTTGAAGCCGTCAAAATCAGCGTCAACAAAGGTGCGCGTCAGCTCGCGGGCACGGTCTGCGCGGAAGTTCATAAACAACACGGCGTCGCCATCGTTAATGGTGGCAGTGGTGTCACCTTCGGCCTGAATGCGGGTTGGTTTTACAAACTCGTCATTTTCGTCGCGTTCGTAAGCCTGCTCCAGAGCGGCTACCGCGTCATCGCAGGCGTATTCAGCTTCACCCAGAGCCATCACATTGTAGGCTGCTTCTACGCGGTCCCAGCGGTTGTCGCGGTCCATGGCAAAGTAACGCCCGGTCACGCTTGCAATGCGAGCAACGCCAAGTGCGGCGAGGCTGGCCGTGGCTTCTTCCAATGACGCTTTGGCGCTGCGCGGAGGCATGTCGCGACCATCCAGAATGGCGTGCAGGTAAACGGCTTTAGCGCCGCGGGCTGCGGCTATTTCTGCCGCGGCAAGAATGTGGCTTTCATGGCTGTGGACGCCGCCTGGCGACAGCAGGCCAATCAGGTGAACGGCTTTGCCCTGGCTTACAGCGGCATCGATAGCTTTGCACAGGGCCGGGTTTGTCTGGAAACCGCCGTCTTTCAGGTCTTTGTCGATGCGGGTCAGGTTCTGGTATACAACGCGACCGGCGCCAAGATTCATGTGACCTACTTCGGAATTGCCCATTTGTCCGCTGGGCAGGCCTACAAACATGCCGGAGGTGTTAATCAGCGTTTTCGGGTTGTTTTGCCACAGACTATCCCAGAACGGTGTATTGGCGTTGCTGATGGCATTATCTTCGGCGGGGTCGCGGTGGCCCCAGCCGTCAAGAATGATGAGTGCCGTTGGCGTGCGAGTCGCTGTCATAACGTGCTCCGGTTGTTGGCAGTGTGTTGTTGTTGATAAGAGTGAGACTCAAGATTCTAACCGCTTTCATTTACCCATGCCATGCTGGTTGCCTTCTGCGCAGGGCCGCGGGTGTGTATAATCTTGCCAAATTATTTTGCAGGGTGTTTTCATGGATCGCTTGTTTGAATTTGTTGTTAACCATTACATTCTGGTGTCGGTATTCGTTGCCTTGCTGCTGGCGCTGCTGGCGCTGGAAACCCGCCGCGGTGGCGCTAAAATTTCCGCCCAAGGCGCTGTGAGCCTTATTAACCGGGACGAAGCGGTGGTGGTGGATATCCGTGATCGCAAAGAATTTAACGAAGGGCGCATCACCGGCTCGATGAATATCCCGTTGAGCGCGCTGAAAGGCCGTAGCAGTGAGCTGTCGAAGCACAAAGAAAAGCAGCTGATTGTGGTCGACAAGATGGGGCAGCATTCTGCTATGGCCGTCAAACAGCTGAACACTGATGGTTTTGCTAATGTGGTTCGCCTCAGCGGCGGCATTGCCGACTGGAAGGCCAGTAATTTGCCGCTGGTAAAGAAATAACGAAGGGTTGTGTCGCCGCCCAGCGCTACAGCACGCCGCTTAATTTACGGGCAACCTAGCCCAGACAGATAATAAAGGACTGAACATGGCTGAGAATTCGCAAGCTGCAGCAGGCAATGAAAACCAGAACCAACCACAATTCGCCATGCAGCGCATTTACGTAAAAGATCTTTCTTTCGAATCCCCCAACGCTCCAACGGTGTTTCAGGAGCAGTGGAAGCCGCAGGTCAATCTTGACCTGAACACAGGGCATTCCAAAGTCAGCGATAATCAGTACGAAGTTGTGCTGTCGTTGACAGTAACGGCAAAGATTGAAGAGAAAGTCGCTTATATTGTTGAAATCCAACAGGCCGGCGTTTTTCTGGTAAACGGTGTGGATCCTCAGCAATTGGGCCACATGTTGGGCGCCTACTGCCCGACCATTCTGTTCCCTTACGCCCGCGAAGCCATTGATAACCTGGTAAGCCGTGGTAGCTTCCCGGCACTGATGTTGGCGCCGGTTAACTTCGACGCGATTTATGCCCAGGCGCTTCAGCGCAAGCAAGAAGAAGCGAAGGCTGCAGAAGCCACCAGTGAGCCCAAAACTCACTGACTTTCTGGGCGAGCAAGAAAAACCCGGCTTAAGAGCCGGGTTTTTTTATTCAGAACCGCAAAATTCCAATTGCCGCCAGGCTTCATAAACCACCAGCGCGACGGTATTCGACAGGTTCAGGCTGCGGCTGTGAGCGCACATGGGCACTCTCAGACGGTGGCCATCGGCTAGGGCATCGCGAACCGGTGCGGGCAAGCCGCGGGTTTCCGGCCCGAACATCAGGTAGTCACCGTCCTGGTAACTGACCTCATGATAGTAGTGACTGCCTTTGGTGGTCAGCCCGAACAGCCGTTGCGGCTGCTCGGATTTTAAAAACGCCGGGTAACTTTCGTGTACTTTCACACTGGCGTATTCGCTGTAATCCAGCCCGGCCCGGCGCATCTGTTTGTCTTCCAGAGTAAACCCCAGTGGTTCAATCAGATGCAGCTTACAACCGGTGTTGGCGCAGAGCCGGATAATATTCCCGGTATTTGGAGGAATTTCCGGCTCGTACAGCACGACATTCAGCATATTAGATTAACGCTCAACCGCCAGCGCCACACCCATGCCACCGCCGATGCACAGTGTTGCCAAGCCTTTTTTGGCATCTTGACGCACCATTTCGTGCAACAGGCTGACCAGAATACGGCAGCCGGAGGCGCCGATCGGGTGGCCCATCGCAATAGCGCCGCCGTTCACGTTAACCTTGGCAACGTCCCAACCCATATCGCGGTTGACCGCAATAGCCTGGGCCGCGAAGGCTTCGTTGGCTTCAATCAGGTCCAGATCGCTAACGTCCCAGCCCGCCAATTTCAGGCAGCGCTGGCTGGCCGGAATCGGGCCAGTGCCCATAATAGTGGGGTCTACGCCGGCGCTGGACTGGGCTTTGATGGTGACAAGTACGGTCAAGCCCAGTTCTTTGGCTTTTTCAGCGCTGCACACCATAACGGCGGCTGCGCCATCGTTGATGG
This window encodes:
- a CDS encoding murein hydrolase activator EnvC family protein encodes the protein MLRALLVLPVLLPMLLVLAFASAAPVAAQQAASQQVTPAQVEKLKKQIGAINQWLTKAEKDRSQLQQQLTGLERSISDLTRESRDLKQQATSQQTQLAELETQQQQLTLILNGQREQLKKLLRQAWMEGDASALKVLLNETDPNNIARTLTYYEYLGNYTVGQVQAFQASLAELNQTRAQMQNTRARLAATEADVEQRQQKLAQTRKQREQTLASLNADIGQRRSERDELAADQKRLEALLKEVQQAITSIPAPNANQPFAKLRKKMPWPAAGTVASRFGETYAEGKLRRNGLLMHTDTGAEVHAIHYGRVVFANWLRGFGLLTIIDHGDGYMTLYGHASSLYTTTGDWVDAGEAIAQAGQTGGTDKTALYFEIRHNGKPDNPSRWLAGQPAKPGKS
- the gpmM gene encoding 2,3-bisphosphoglycerate-independent phosphoglycerate mutase, giving the protein MTATRTPTALIILDGWGHRDPAEDNAISNANTPFWDSLWQNNPKTLINTSGMFVGLPSGQMGNSEVGHMNLGAGRVVYQNLTRIDKDLKDGGFQTNPALCKAIDAAVSQGKAVHLIGLLSPGGVHSHESHILAAAEIAAARGAKAVYLHAILDGRDMPPRSAKASLEEATASLAALGVARIASVTGRYFAMDRDNRWDRVEAAYNVMALGEAEYACDDAVAALEQAYERDENDEFVKPTRIQAEGDTTATINDGDAVLFMNFRADRARELTRTFVDADFDGFKRKKVPQLADFVMLTEYAADIKASCAYPPAKLVNCLGEYLANAGKTQLRISETEKYAHVTFFFNGGREEPFTGEDRILVPSPDVATYDLKPEMSAPEVTDKLVEAIKSGKYDLVICNYANGDMVGHTGKLDAAIKAAECLDACVKRVVEALADVGGEGLITADHGNCEQMQDPVSGQVHTAHTIGPVPLVYTGPKQIMLNDGGALSDVAPTLLALMGVAQPNEMTGHSLAEIG
- a CDS encoding rhodanese-like domain-containing protein, producing the protein MDRLFEFVVNHYILVSVFVALLLALLALETRRGGAKISAQGAVSLINRDEAVVVDIRDRKEFNEGRITGSMNIPLSALKGRSSELSKHKEKQLIVVDKMGQHSAMAVKQLNTDGFANVVRLSGGIADWKASNLPLVKK
- the secB gene encoding protein-export chaperone SecB — translated: MAENSQAAAGNENQNQPQFAMQRIYVKDLSFESPNAPTVFQEQWKPQVNLDLNTGHSKVSDNQYEVVLSLTVTAKIEEKVAYIVEIQQAGVFLVNGVDPQQLGHMLGAYCPTILFPYAREAIDNLVSRGSFPALMLAPVNFDAIYAQALQRKQEEAKAAEATSEPKTH
- the trmL gene encoding tRNA (uridine(34)/cytosine(34)/5-carboxymethylaminomethyluridine(34)-2'-O)-methyltransferase TrmL; its protein translation is MLNVVLYEPEIPPNTGNIIRLCANTGCKLHLIEPLGFTLEDKQMRRAGLDYSEYASVKVHESYPAFLKSEQPQRLFGLTTKGSHYYHEVSYQDGDYLMFGPETRGLPAPVRDALADGHRLRVPMCAHSRSLNLSNTVALVVYEAWRQLEFCGSE